The Actinomycetes bacterium genome contains a region encoding:
- a CDS encoding FAD-dependent monooxygenase: PIREKGITPMRSFVAAPMRHGRLFLAGDAAHIVPPTGAKGLNLAAADVVVLAQALVAWLVDGDERLADSYSDTCLRRVWRATHFSWWMTSMLHTPPGQDPFDARLQLAQLRHVTSSRPAATDLALRYTGQPLP; the protein is encoded by the coding sequence GGCCGATCCGGGAGAAGGGCATCACGCCGATGCGCAGCTTCGTGGCGGCCCCGATGCGTCACGGCCGGCTGTTCCTGGCCGGGGACGCCGCGCACATCGTGCCGCCGACCGGGGCCAAGGGGCTCAACCTTGCCGCAGCCGACGTCGTCGTGCTGGCGCAGGCCCTGGTGGCCTGGCTGGTGGACGGCGACGAGCGGCTGGCGGACTCCTACTCGGACACCTGCCTGCGCCGGGTCTGGCGGGCCACCCACTTCTCCTGGTGGATGACCTCGATGCTGCACACGCCGCCGGGCCAGGACCCCTTCGACGCCCGGCTGCAGCTGGCCCAGCTGCGCCATGTCACGTCCTCCCGTCCGGCGGCCACCGACCTGGCGCTGCGCTACACCGGGCAGCCGCTGCCGTAG